The Paenibacillus polymyxa M1 DNA segment CCTTCCAGCCCACTTCGCGCACCAGCTTAACCGGATTACGCATATGAACCAGCCATGTCTGCATATATCCCTTGATCCAACGTGAACGCTGACGAATCCAGTTGCCCACGCGGCTGTTCGCTTCCTCCCATGTGCGGGAATCAACAATGGCCGTTTTGTAACCACCTTTATACAGACGAATGCCCAGATCGGCATCCTCGGTTACATTATAGGGGTCCCACGCATTAATATCTTTCAATACAGATACCCGAAAATGATTGGACGTACCGCCCAACGGAATAGGGGTATCTAACTGCATAATTCCCGGCAGCAGCAATTCGAACCACATACTGTATTCTTGTGTGAACCAGCGGGTCAGCAAATTTTGTGTACTGTTAAAATAATTGAGCTTCGCTTGAATACACGCATAATTCTCAGGGAGTGAATCAAACGCTGCAATGACTTTTTTAAGTTGGTCAGCATCGGGACGATCCTCAGCATCGTAAATGACGACAAACTCGCCGCGGGCGCGAATAAGTCCATAATTACATGCCTTCGGCTTGGTTTTCGGCAAGCCATCAGGCACGACCAGTGTCGTGTAATAGGCAGGCAGCTTCATTTCACGCAGCAGCTCAATCGTCTCAATGTCGTCCTCTTCAATCAGCAGCCGTACATCCAGCTTGGACTTTGGATAATCCAGCTGCTCCAAATTCCGCAACAACATCGGAAGCACGCCCGCTTCCTTATACATCGGGACAAGAATCGTATAGATCGGCAGTCTTTTTTCATCCATGGCGTCTACCTCTTCCTTCGTGAAGCGAAGCTGCGCCCCACGCCGGGAACCGAGATAGATAATTCCAAATTTGAAAAGCGTCATCGCAAAATAAAAAAGCTGGATCATCATATTAATGATCAGCACTGTCTTCCAGCTGTTCCAGAAGAGGCCGAGCAATGTGATCATTCCCATGGCTGCAAACACCCAGAGCTGTCCCTTGGTAAAGGTGGTCCGCGCCGAATTGTGCGGTTCTTTTTCCAACAACCCGGTTGTGCTTTCCTGCATCATTTCCTCGCCGTAGATTTTACCCCAGAGCTGCTCCATCTCTTCCTTTGTTGCAAGCACTTGCTCTACCGGCATACCCAGAATTTCCTCCAGCTTCAAGCGTCGCTCTTCTGGTAATGGATCACTGACCGCTACAATATAGCGGTTCATATATTGATGGATGACGACCACGCCATAAGCCATTGCCACTTGCTCGGGTAGCTTGTACGCCGCATCCAGCGCCAGCTCCTCACCAATACGCCCGATTCGGTTCTGGGTAGCAATCGCGCGGTACAAATCCGCAGGCTCCAGCATTTGCAATGATAGCAAGATGTCGCCGAGCAGCCCGCCGCTCTTCGCCTGGAACTCGAGCGCTCGCTCTAGCTGCTCTGGTGTAATATAGCCGGAACGAACCAGCATGTCGCCCAGTCTCTCCTTGGATTCATCACCGTCAATTTGCTCTTGTAGCTGCTCAGCTGTAATGAAACCCATCTCTACAAGAATATCGCCCAGTCTACCACCGTAACGCTTCTGGTTGCGGATAGCATCTGTCAGCTGATCCCGGGTAATCATCCCGTTCTCCACCAGCTGATCTCCCAGACGGGCCTTGCCGTTTCGTCCGGTCTGCGTTCCTGCTGCCGCCTCTCCGCCTTCTGCACCAGGAATACTGGAAGCAAGACCCATGGCTGCTCCTGCCGCTGCCTGTTCCTGTCCAGATGCATACTGGACTTGCGCCTCCTGCATCTGTCCATCCTGTATTCCTTCATCCAGCAATTGTTCCACAGCTGCTGCTGTATCATTGGCATTCTGTATAGCCTGAATACGAAGTTCTGTATCCCGAAGTCGTCGTTCCAACTCTTCGATGTGAAAATCAAGCTTGTACAGTATCGGGGCCTGCTCTGCACGCTGAGCCTCTAGCTGTTGTTGCAGTTGTTCGATTCGCTGACGCTCTTCTTTTATTCTTCTCTTGGTTTGGCGAATTGAAACTCCTCCAACCTGCCACCTAAGCTTGTCACCCATGAATTCCCGCCCTTTCAATCCAGCGCCGCTCTTCCGCAAGCGCATCTGCAAGCAGCTGCTTTAACTCGGTATCCCGCTGCTTTTTCCGCTCCAGCGCCGCATGGAAAAGCTCCCGCTCCTCACGTAGCAACCTCTCTGCCTGGATTCGCTCCTCATGCAATGAGGATACCAATCCATCGGCGTCAGAAGCGCGATAACCGATCCAAGCGCTCTTTAGCTGACGCGTCGTTCGTTTAGTTCTCATAATACCTCCCTGGATCGTCCCGACTCTGCCTTTGCTATGTCGCTACTTCAATATTTTTACTGGCTTTCTTCCAAAACCAGGACACACCTGCTTTCTCATTCAAGCCCTTCATTTACACATTTATGCAATTTCTCTGGTCAAAAAAACCAATAAAAACTTGAAAATGGTTTATCGCATATGCTTCTTGTTCTATCGAATTGGTAATTCAATGAAAAACTTAGTGCTATTCTACCATAATCCTAGTAGGTGTAGTATACAAAAATGTAAATTCTAGAAACTTTCACACTAATGTATAGATAGGTATATAGAACTAGATATTAAACATCTTGGGCGATATTCTTCCAATAAATCTATGTAGTTTATGATTATTCTGATCATAAATCATTCAAATACCTCAGAAAACACAAAAGACACCGCGAACGGTGCCTTTGAAAACATAGATGGCAAATATTCTTAAAATCTGATTTTACACAGCATCCCGTTGCTGTGCAAGAGAATAATTCTTTCTGTATGGATTATTTTTTTGGCTTATGATTTTCATACCATGTTGACGTGTTCACTAGAAGCTGTTCACTGCGTCCAATGGCTGCCTGCACCTGACCGGTGGCGGTTCCGCCATACACATTCCGAGCATTGACTACCGCTTCTGGTTGAAGCACCTCATAAATGCGCTCGTCGAACAGATCCGAAAACTGCTGGAATTCATCCAGTTTCAAATCAAGCAGATATTTGCCCTGCTGGATGCAATACAGCACCGTTTTGCCGATAACCTCATGGGCCTGACGGAACGGAAGCCCCTTGCCGACCAGGAAGTCCGCAATATCCGTTGCGTTGGAGAAATCCTGATTGACCGCTTGACGCATCCGGTCCTTGTTCACCTTCATCGTGGCGATCATTGGAGCGAACAATTGCAAGGCTCCCTCCAGCGTAGCAACCGTATCGAACATCCCTTCCTTGTCCTCCTGCATGTCCTTGTTGTATGCCAGCGGCAAGGACTTCAGTACGGTCAGCAGACCGACGAGGTTTCCATAGACACGCCCGGTTTTGCCACGTACTAGCTCCGGTACATCCGGATTTTTCTTCTGTGGCATAATGCTGCTGCCTGTACAGAAAGCATCATCCAGTTCGACAAAACCAAATTCTGTGCTGCTCCATAGCACCAGTTCTTCGCTTAGACGGGACAAATGCGTCATAATCAGCGAGGCCCCGGCCAGAAACTCTACGATAAAGTCCCGATCACTGACAGCGTCCAGGCTATTTTCATAGACGCCATCAAACCCAAGCTGCTCAGCTACAAAATGACGATCGATCGGGAAAGTGGTTCCAGCCAGAGCGCCAGCGCCCAGCGGCAACACATTGATGCGTTTGTAGCTGTCCTTGAGTCGGTCAATATCACGCTCCAGCATAGACACATACGCCAGCAAATGATGCGCGAACAAAATAGGCTGCGCACGCTGCAAGTGTGTGTATCCAGGTACAATTGTGTCCAGATTGTCCTTGGCCTGCCCAATTAATGCAACTTGTACATCATGCAGCATACCCACCAGTGATACGACACGTCCGCGCAAATACAAGTGCATATCTGTTGCTACCTGATCGTTACGACTGCGTCCAGTGTGCAGCTTACCGCCGACCGGGCCAATGACTTCGATCAGGTTTTTTTCGATATTCATGTGAATATCCTCATCCGAAACGGAAAATTCAATTTCCCCACGGCGGATACGCTCCAGAACGGTGTGCAGTCCTCCCTTGATCGTGTTCGCATCCTCCTGCGGAATAATACCGCATTTGCCCAGCATGGCCACATGAGCCAAACTGCCTTGAATATCTTCTTCCGCCAACGCCTGATCAAACCCAATAGAAGCCGTATATTCCTCTACCAGCTTGTTCGTTTGCTTTGTAAACCGTCCGCCCCATAGCTTACTCATTGCATGATCCCCTCTCTGCAATAACAAGCCGCCCTCGTCGTTTGGACAAGAACGGCCCGCATTCCGTACATTTTTTTAGATTACATCTTATTTATGATTTTGTGTTACGCCCGCGTTGACCTTCAAACGCAAAGCATTCAAGCGGATAAAGCCTGTAGCATCGCCTTGATCGTAGGCTTGTGTCGGATCAGCTTCCATGGTCGCAATGTCTGGGTTGTACAAGCTAACCGGACTTTTAACGCCTGCACCAATAATATTGCCCTTATACAGCTTCACGCGCACCGTACCACTGACATTTTTCTGGCTCTCATGAACCAGAGCCTGTAAAGCGACACGTTCCGGCGCGAACCAGAATCCATTGTACACCAAGGTAGCATAACGGGTAATCAGGCTATCACGCAGATTCATAACCTCGCGATCCATGGTGATCGATTCCATTTTGCGATGAGCAGTGAACAGGATTGTACCGCCTGGCGTCTCATAGACTCCGCGGCTCTTCATACCCACAAAACGGTTCTCAACCATATCTACACGTCCGATCCCGTGCTTGCCGCCCAGTTCATTCAGTTTTTCCATCACTTGCAGCGGAGTTAACTGTTCACCGTTCAAAGCAACGCAGTTGCCTGCTTTAAATTCCAGCTCCAAGTATTCTGCTTCATCAGGCGCGTCCTCAGGCGCGTTGCTGAGCAAGAACATTTCTTTATTTTCAGGAGCGCTCGGATCAAACCAAGGGTCCTCCAGCACGCCGCTTTCATAACTGATATGCAGCAGGTTGCGGTCCATGGAGTACGGTTTGGCTGCAGAAGCGGTTACCGGAATACCGTGTTTTTCTGCATAGGCAATCATTTCTGCCCGACCCGGGAACTGATTGCGGAACTCTTCCAGCCGCCAAGGTGCAATGACTTGGATGTCCGGCGTTAACGCCGCCGCGTTCAGCTCGAAGCGCACCTGATCGTTACCTTTGCCTGTTGCCCCGTGAGCAATGGCTGTTGCTCCCTCGGCAATCGCAATATCGACCATCCGCTTAGCGATCAATGGACGTGCAATACTCGTACCGAGCAAATATTGCCCTTCATATAAAGCACCTGCCTGAAACATCGGATAAATAAAATCCTTGGCGAATTCATCACGCAGATCATCGATGTACACTTTGGAAGCTCCCGTAGCGAGTGCCTTTTCCTCCAAACCGTCCAGTTCTTCCTTTTGTCCGATATCTGCAGTGAATGCGATAATTTCAGCATCATATGTTTCCTTGAGCCATTTCAGAATGACCGACGTATCCAGACCGCCGGAATATGCGAGTACGATTTTTTCTTTTGCCATTATTGAAGTCCTCCCCGAATGCTTATACCTCTATCTTCTTTACGATCAACCTTATCCCATTAAAGCAACTAGCAACGCTTTTTGTGCATGCAGACGATTTTCCGCTTCATCAAAAATGACCGAATTGGGACCATCGATTACTCCCGCACTCACTTCTTCCCCACGATGTGCAGGTAGACAGTGCAAGAATAAATAATCTGGCTTAGCGAGCTTAACCAGCTCCTCATTCACCTGGAAGTCGGCAAAAGCAAGCTCACGCTCCTTTTGCTCTTCCTCAAAACCCATGCTTGCCCACACATCTGTGTAGATCGCATCAGCATCTTTTACTGCTTCCTGCGGACTTTGAGTGATCACAATTTCACTACCTGTCTGCTTGGCAATCTCCCGGGAAACTGCGATCACACTCGGGTCAGGCTCGTATCCAGCTGGACTTGCAATGGAGACATGCACTCCGAGCTTGGCTCCACCAATCAAGAGGGAATGCGCCATATTGTTGCCGTCTCCGATATAAGCCAGTTTGAGCCCTTTTAGCTTACCCTTTT contains these protein-coding regions:
- a CDS encoding glycosyltransferase family 2 protein, coding for MGDKLRWQVGGVSIRQTKRRIKEERQRIEQLQQQLEAQRAEQAPILYKLDFHIEELERRLRDTELRIQAIQNANDTAAAVEQLLDEGIQDGQMQEAQVQYASGQEQAAAGAAMGLASSIPGAEGGEAAAGTQTGRNGKARLGDQLVENGMITRDQLTDAIRNQKRYGGRLGDILVEMGFITAEQLQEQIDGDESKERLGDMLVRSGYITPEQLERALEFQAKSGGLLGDILLSLQMLEPADLYRAIATQNRIGRIGEELALDAAYKLPEQVAMAYGVVVIHQYMNRYIVAVSDPLPEERRLKLEEILGMPVEQVLATKEEMEQLWGKIYGEEMMQESTTGLLEKEPHNSARTTFTKGQLWVFAAMGMITLLGLFWNSWKTVLIINMMIQLFYFAMTLFKFGIIYLGSRRGAQLRFTKEEVDAMDEKRLPIYTILVPMYKEAGVLPMLLRNLEQLDYPKSKLDVRLLIEEDDIETIELLREMKLPAYYTTLVVPDGLPKTKPKACNYGLIRARGEFVVIYDAEDRPDADQLKKVIAAFDSLPENYACIQAKLNYFNSTQNLLTRWFTQEYSMWFELLLPGIMQLDTPIPLGGTSNHFRVSVLKDINAWDPYNVTEDADLGIRLYKGGYKTAIVDSRTWEEANSRVGNWIRQRSRWIKGYMQTWLVHMRNPVKLVREVGWKGFFGFQVMILATPMLPLLNPIFWGLLILWFGWELSFIPKLFPGYVYYLASAEFYIGNFLFVFSNVAGMYWVIGELEERGERTFSYAMVKYGLLSPLYWVLMSIAAIKAAWQLITKPFYWEKTTHGLTDMHDLDDAPAQSS
- the argH gene encoding argininosuccinate lyase, whose amino-acid sequence is MSKLWGGRFTKQTNKLVEEYTASIGFDQALAEEDIQGSLAHVAMLGKCGIIPQEDANTIKGGLHTVLERIRRGEIEFSVSDEDIHMNIEKNLIEVIGPVGGKLHTGRSRNDQVATDMHLYLRGRVVSLVGMLHDVQVALIGQAKDNLDTIVPGYTHLQRAQPILFAHHLLAYVSMLERDIDRLKDSYKRINVLPLGAGALAGTTFPIDRHFVAEQLGFDGVYENSLDAVSDRDFIVEFLAGASLIMTHLSRLSEELVLWSSTEFGFVELDDAFCTGSSIMPQKKNPDVPELVRGKTGRVYGNLVGLLTVLKSLPLAYNKDMQEDKEGMFDTVATLEGALQLFAPMIATMKVNKDRMRQAVNQDFSNATDIADFLVGKGLPFRQAHEVIGKTVLYCIQQGKYLLDLKLDEFQQFSDLFDERIYEVLQPEAVVNARNVYGGTATGQVQAAIGRSEQLLVNTSTWYENHKPKK
- a CDS encoding argininosuccinate synthase, with the translated sequence MAKEKIVLAYSGGLDTSVILKWLKETYDAEIIAFTADIGQKEELDGLEEKALATGASKVYIDDLRDEFAKDFIYPMFQAGALYEGQYLLGTSIARPLIAKRMVDIAIAEGATAIAHGATGKGNDQVRFELNAAALTPDIQVIAPWRLEEFRNQFPGRAEMIAYAEKHGIPVTASAAKPYSMDRNLLHISYESGVLEDPWFDPSAPENKEMFLLSNAPEDAPDEAEYLELEFKAGNCVALNGEQLTPLQVMEKLNELGGKHGIGRVDMVENRFVGMKSRGVYETPGGTILFTAHRKMESITMDREVMNLRDSLITRYATLVYNGFWFAPERVALQALVHESQKNVSGTVRVKLYKGNIIGAGVKSPVSLYNPDIATMEADPTQAYDQGDATGFIRLNALRLKVNAGVTQNHK
- the argF gene encoding ornithine carbamoyltransferase, with product MSQGGALQQVNLKGRDFLELDDYSPEEIQYLIDLAIEIKRKHKNGEAYQPLKGKTLGLIFEKSSTRTRVSFEVGMYQLGGHALFLSKNDIQLGRGEPISDMAQVMSRYLDGIMIRTFGHDNVVELARYASVPVINGLSDLAHPCQVLADYQTLYEQKGKLKGLKLAYIGDGNNMAHSLLIGGAKLGVHVSIASPAGYEPDPSVIAVSREIAKQTGSEIVITQSPQEAVKDADAIYTDVWASMGFEEEQKERELAFADFQVNEELVKLAKPDYLFLHCLPAHRGEEVSAGVIDGPNSVIFDEAENRLHAQKALLVALMG